A section of the Osmia lignaria lignaria isolate PbOS001 chromosome 3, iyOsmLign1, whole genome shotgun sequence genome encodes:
- the LOC117610754 gene encoding uncharacterized protein LOC117610754 isoform X1 → MDSGELRYRMDSMEDINAKRDARRKRILENSEKRLLKITGRNSAIVSEAPSVHTDIPNQTYIPTDIENRTSHFGLNGKISVEGTVNTSTPLKQTSHILTNRINYVLLAVIVNILLILQLDHLFGQTITIPYFPIMLGRLYNYKNMQEMQDNSLLYPALILCNIKPELTYQLKRFITIVHMILEDLALYIFSFTLMHYGLLYCLHNTNILVGLNT, encoded by the exons atggactctggtgaactacgGTATAG AATGGACAGCATGGAAGATATTAATGCTAAGAGAGATGCTAGAAGAAAAcgaattttagaaaattcagagaaacgtttattaaaaattactggTAGAAACAGTGCCATCGTATCAGAAG CACCTTCTGTACATACAGATATACCAAATCAAACATATATCCCTACAGACATAGAAAATAGAACTTCACATTTTGGTTTAAATGGTAAAATATCAG TTGAAGGCACTGTTAACACTTCTACTCCACTAAAACAAACATCACACATATTAACAAATCGTATAAATTATGTGTTgttggctgtaattgttaatatactATTGATACTACAATTGGATCATCTATTCGGACag ACAATCACAATACCTTATTTTCCAATAATGTTAGGACGTCTGTATAACTATAAAAATATGCAGGAGATGCAAGACAATAGTTTGTTATATCCTGCATTAATTTTATGCAACATTAAACCTGAGTTAACCTACCAACTTAAAAGATTCATAACAATAGTTCATATGATATTAGAAGATTTAGCTTTGTATATTTTCAGTTTTACCCTCATGCATTACGGACTTTTATATTGTTTGCATAATACAAACATTTTAGTTGGTTTAAACACATGA
- the LOC117610749 gene encoding iron-sulfur cluster transfer protein NUBPL-like isoform X3, whose product MLAFVFTKICTRFQRHYNATNNYRLFSISPIFLDEKKQTKMEAKQKEMMARGLPKQKPLKGVKQIVIVASGKGGVGKSTVAVNLSTALKVLEPKKSVGLLDADVFGPSIPLMMNLKQSPVVNDANVIEPLINYGVKCMSMGFLINDKSPVIWRGLMVMSALEKLLRQVAWNPLDYLIIDTPPGTGDTHLSIIQNLPVTGALLVTTPQKAALEVTTRGANMFKRLNIPIVGIVENMSNVICPKCNNKITLYGDGTETIAKELGVQILQTIPLSEDIVKSCDTENLFKPSIT is encoded by the exons ATGTTGGCGTTCGTTTTTACCAAAATTTGTACGCGTTTCCAACGACATTATAATGCAACAAATAATTATCGATTATTTTCGATA aGTCCGATTTTTCTTGACGAAAAGAAACAAACGAAAATGGAAGCGAAACAAAAGGAAATGATGGCGCGCGGCCTCCCAAAACAGAAACCTTTGAAAGGTGTTAAACAAATTGTTATTGTAGCATCGGGAAAAGGCGGAGTTGGTAAATCTACAGTTGCTGTAAATTTATCAACCGCCTTGAAAGTTCTTGAACCCAAAAAATCTGTCGGCTTACTTGATGCTGATGTGTTTGGACCATCAATACCCCTGATGATGAACTTAAAACAGTCCCCTGTAGTTAACGATGCAAATGTTATAGAACCACTTATAAATTATGGCGTGAAGTG CATGTCTATGGGTTTTCTAATCAATGATAAATCTCCAGTAATTTGGAGAGGATTAATGGTAATGAGTGCACTTGAGAAATTATTACGTCAAGTAGCATGGAATCCTTTGGATTATCTAATCATAGATACTCCACCTGGAACAGGAGACACACATCTTTCCATCATACAAAATCTACCAGTTACTGGTGCATTATTAGTAACTACACCTCAAAAAGCAGCTTTGGAGGTAACAACAAGAGGAGCAAACATGTTTAAACGTTTGAACATTCCTATTGTTGGAATTGTAGAAAATATGAGCAACGTTATATGCCCCAAGTGTAACAATAAAATAACTCTTTATGGTGATGGGACAGAAACTATTGCTAAAGAACTTG GTGTGCAAATTTTACAAACTATTCCCTTATCAGAGGATATTGTGAAAAGTTGTGACACTG aaaatttatttaaacctTCTATTACTTGA
- the LOC117610732 gene encoding uncharacterized protein LOC117610732 gives MGLNAAVQALKKAEPLKDKVQRCRDLLNDNDAWVCQQQLQKIYQQVLILDLEYALDRKVEQELWNLGFKNYIATLQSQAKDRKNPKRGESQALLSWCLEAASGFYLTLLQEICTAFDLDLPFRRKGYVYGCTSPWKAVEKLSVPHKSSCFYACQYCLVHLGDIARYRNESKQAELFYRHAVSLSPSSGQPYNQLALLEASRGNKLGTVFHYTRSVAVKHPFPVATTNLAKTLSSALNDTSLNIDGKTKLTSQEYIAVFLKLHGVIHNLGDLKIASTYSKLLTETLTALVATESFSSWMLVQMFVINLYALEHTTNVVDNTDTLKHEQLSSDEKIARDCILDLIAGSLSALLLPVYTIKNSIIEYFALPSIKLCLDWIHTKPTVLEEVAFTSRLQIWPSLCVLLNALQNCVTDFPHDQYVKVPLPEDRDLQGFLPLEKSFECLKFTNTDLEDDLEASNKLRAVRILRLGHCLAQYKINGAALIAITLGEEKGNNKFTSMIEGNGLSNELMKELEELSLNKERQSAVSISPVLSETASSKGSTDVDTLEHAFDKRIGILKPQGSLERSKDSLVVHTESNTFENNVLPTVRKPRQNVAMQTIMRRAETEQKQVTFKNVSPLNVEEENEKRLKVSLASPTKGMSTENKNISVTGEISKQSNVPNLSPNPLITVQNRLPLMPFAPTTVQNQQLVNPSNQTKTSKLQHTVSQSSQMNYLAPKEQQTTGILTTISATSPCVGTICYQNPTFNVQNPQFTKNYMTNHVAGMSNYSIQGHFTNPTVQQPMSQNISLQHTSNQNRSMHQRMQTPNIPQNSLLHQTMGISSSTQQSVIPPNASQNINPQQAGNISIQQGINAQQQGISLNIQQNHNLGIQQQNVTKTNIRPGTVSLHNQIPLTSSSVTNVCTLSTINTYQKKLYQAASMAPNVQNVQNVPNVPNVPNVTINSLNAATIPNLQFNFNQSDFNQNAFGQISQKQLPSSMYNKNSDIVEFSLPNHVNMSKNQTQTASNFNPLFQNYETTNFNLWKDTQQPQLSAPWGTAGRSMQLPGEDTSIIENYHKWDCSSNTGNIVPVSLRTCNNYQSDSQHTKHFGNASNLESSRSLEVDVKSNQLVGTGNTYSLFSSNNTWGCSSQSSNASNQDQTKARLSQQSLWSGPGPSPLERLLEQQKSLREGGT, from the exons ATGGGCCTAAACGCAGCTGTACAAGCTCTAAA GAAAGCGGAACCATTGAAGGATAAAGTACAACGTTGCAGAGACCTTTTAAATGACAATGATGCGTGGGTATGTCAGCAGCAATTACAAAAGATATATCAGCAAGTTCTTATATTGGATTTGGAATATGCATTGGATAGAAAGGTTGAACAAGAACTTTGGAACCTCGGATTTAAAAATTACATAGCAACTTTGCAATCCCAAGCAAAGGACAGAAAGAATCCTAAACGTGGAGAATCCCAGGCTTTACTTAGTTGGTGTTTGGAGGCAGCAAGTGGTTTCTATTTGACGTTATTGCAAGAAATTTGTACAGCATTTGATTTAGATTTACCATTCAGAAG AAAAGGTTATGTATACGGGTGTACATCGCCATGGAAAGCTGTTGAGAAATTATCAGTGCCTCACAAATCGTCGTGTTTTTATGCGTGCCAATATTGCCTTGTTCATTTGGGAGATATCGCTCGTTACAGGAACGAGAGTAAACAAGCGGAATTGTTCTACAGGCACGCGGTTTCTTTGTCACCATCCAGTGGGCAACCGTACAATCAACTAGCTCTGCTTGAAGCGTCGCGTGGTAACAAATTAGGGACCGTGTTCCACTACACGCGGTCTGTCGCGGTAAAACATCCCTTTCCTGTAGCTACAACGAACTTGGCGAAAACATTATCTTCCGCTTTAAACGATACATCGTTAAATATCGATGGAAAAACCAAACTGACTTCGCAAGAGTACATAGCCGTCTTTTTAAAACTTCACGGTGTAATTCATAATCTTGGAGATTTAAAGATCGCTTCTACTTACTCGAAATTGTTGACCGAAACGTTAACAGCCTTGGTTGCAACAGAAAGTTTTAGCTCTTGGATGCTTGTACAAATGTTTGTAATCAACTTGTACGCTTTAGAACACACAACGAACGTTGTGGATAATACCGACACACTGAAACACGAACAGTTATCGTCCGACGAAAAAATTGCACGGGATTGTATTTTGGATCTTATAGCGGGCAGCTTGTCTGCCTTGTTATTACCAGTCTATACGATCAAAAATTCTATCATCGAATACTTCGCTTTGCCTTCTATAAAACTGTGCCTTGATTGGATACACACGAAACCCACAGTTTTGGAAGAGGTAGCTTTCACGTCGAGACTTCAGATCTGGCCCAGCTTGTGCGTATTGTTAAACGCCTTGCAAAATTGTGTAACGGATTTCCCGCACGATCAATACGTTAAAGTACCACTGCCAGAGGATCGTGATCTACAGGGATTTTTACCGTTGGAAAAAAGTTTTGAATGCTTAAAATTTACTAATACCGATTTAGAGGACGATCTTGAGGCTTCCAATAAATTACGCGCAGTTCGGATTCTTCGCTTAGGACATTGTTTAGCACAGTATAAAATCAATGGTGCCGCATTAATTGCCATCACATTGGGAGAGGAGAAAGGTAATAATAAATTCACCTCTATGATCGAAGGAAATGGTTTAAGTAACGAATTGATGAAAGAACTGGAGGAGCTCAGTTTAAACAAGGAAAGACAATCTGCCGTATCAATTAGCCCGGTTCTTTCGGAAACTGCAAGCAGTAAAGGTTCGACGGATGTCGATACGTTGGAACACGCTTTCGACAAGAGAATAGGCATTTTGAAGCCTCAAGGTTCGTTGGAACGAAGTAAAGATTCGTTAGTTGTTCATACGGAATCTAATACTTTTGAGAACAACGTGTTACCTACGGTTCGAAAACCGAGACAAAACGTAGCGATGCAGACTATAATGCGACGCGCTGAAACCGAACAGAAACAAGTTACGTTCAAAAATGTATCACCGTTAAACGTAGAAGAGGAGAACGAGAAAAGGCTTAAAGTAAGTTTGGCATCGCCAACGAAAGGTATGTCTACCGAGAACAAAAATATATCGGTCACTGGAGAGATATCAAAACAGAGCAACGTTCCTAATTTGTCACCAAATCCGTTGATCACTGTGCAAAATCGATTACCATTGATGCCTTTTGCTCCGACCACCGTGCAAAATCAACAACTCGTTAATCCCTCAAATCAAACGAAGACAAGCAAATTACAGCATACTGTTTCTCAGTCATCTCAAATGAATTATCTCGCTCCAAAAGAGCAACAAACCACTGGAATTCTAACGACAATATCTGCTACTTCACCGTGCGTAGGAACTATTTGTTACCAAAATCCAACGTTTAATGTACAAAATCCACAATTTACGAAAAATTATATGACTAATCATGTAGCTGGTATGTCTAATTATTCGATTCAAGGACACTTTACTAATCCAACGGTGCAACAACCGATGTCACAAAATATAAGTTTACAGCATACGTCGAACCAGAACAGATCTATGCATCAAAGGATGCAGACCCCAAATATTCCTCAGAATTCTTTATTGCATCAAACTATGGGAATTTCATCTTCAACTCAACAAAGTGTTATACCACCGAATGCTTCGCAGAATATTAATCCTCAACAAGCTGGAAATATCTCTATACAACAGGGCATAAATGCGCAACAACAAGGTATAAGCTTGAACATTCAACAGAATCACAATTTGGGCATACAACAACAGAATGTTACGAAAACGAATATCAGACCAGGCACAGTGTCGTTACATAATCAAATTCCGTTAACCAGTTCATCCGTTACGAACGTTTGTACTTTATCGACAATAAATACATATCAGAAGAAGCTTTATCAGGCCGCTTCTATGGCGCCGAATGTGCAGAATGTGCAGAATGTACCGAATGTACCGAATGTACCAAATGTTACGATTAATTCGTTAAATGCAGCCACCATACcgaatttgcaatttaatttcaatcagAGTGATTTTAATCAAAATGCTTTCGGTCAAATATCACAGAAGCAGCTACCGTCGTCGATGTACAATAAAAATTCTGATATTGTAGAATTTTCATTACCCAATCACGTGAACATGTCTAAAAATCAAACTCAGACAGCGAGTAATTTTAATCCGTTATTTCAAAATTACGAGACTACGAACTTTAATTTGTGGAAAGATACGCAACAACCGCAGCTTTCGGCACCTTGGGGCACAGCTGGTAGAAGTATGCAATTGCCCGGCGAAGATACATccattatagaaaattatcacAAGTGGGACTGTTCCTCTAATACGGGGAACATTGTTCCAGTTTCATTAAGAACTTGCAACAATTATCAATCAGATTCACAGCATACAAAACATTTTGGCAACGCGAGCAATTTAGAAAGTTCCAGATCTTTAGAA GTAGACGTGAAATCAAATCAATTGGTCGGTACAGGAAATACCTATTCATTATTTAGCAGTAACAATACATGGGGATGTAGTTCGCAAAGTTCTAATGCATCGAATCAAGATCAGACAAAAGCTCGACTCAGTCAACAATCCTTATGGTCTGGACCTGGCCCATCTCCGTTAGAACGGCTTCTCGAACAGCAAAAATCATTACGCGAAGGAGGTACCTGA
- the TFAM gene encoding mitochondrial transcription factor A produces the protein MYKMAGYGRFMLFTDFGNVLCARNNLLNVYQSAPRNALKYLHDSAFPPKPKKPQSAFFLYLNHVRSKFMQENPDLRAPEIVKKASQKWAELDPLEKEDFRKQYNQNYEMYVQELKAYNDSLTDEQKQLIQKNKEKSKETSDKQKKETFGKPKKPLTAFLAYMLSKKNEKDPNLAYKNWLQVISTNWNEMSDTAKQPYVAEATESMMQYRKNVEEWEKKMISLGHSDIVRRQTLRFKQLKKE, from the exons ATGTATAAAATGGCTGGGTATGGAAGATTTATGCTTTTTACTGATTTCGGTAATGTTTTATGTGCAAG AAATAACTTATTAAACGTTTACCAGAGTGCGCCGAGGAATGCATTGAAATATTTACATGATAGTGCTTTCCCACCAAAACCAAAGAAGCCACAATCTGCATTTTTTTTGTACTTAAATCATGTTAGATCAAAGTTTATGCAAGAGAATCCTGATCTAAGAGCACCAGAAATAGTAAAGAAAGCATCTCAGAAATGGGCAGAATTAGATCCTTTGGAAAAGGAAGATTTTCGAAAACAGTATAAccagaattatgaaatgtacgTACAAGAATTAAAAGCATACAATGATTCTTTGACTGATGAACAAAAACaattaatacaaaaaaataaagagaaaagtaAAGAAACAAGTGATAAACAG aaaaaagaaacatttggaAAACCAAAGAAACCATTAACAGCATTTTTAGCATATATGCtatcaaagaaaaatgaaaaagatccAAACCTAGCTTATAAG AATTGGCTGCAggtgatttcaacaaattggaATGAAATGTCGGATACAGCGAAGCAACCGTATGTCGCTGAAGCTACAGAATCAATGATGCAATATAGAAAGAATGTAGAGGAatgggaaaaaaaaatgataagttTAGGCCATTCTGATATAGTAAGACGTCAAACTTTGAGGTTTAAACAGctgaagaaagaataa
- the LOC117610750 gene encoding uncharacterized protein LOC117610750: protein MEDIKKWEEILEEILQCCVCLEIPNTTISMCTIGHHICVFCRRKLQECPLCKGAFIPARNLLAEDLISHMKDIKISIGKEIIEKLQEQSKCEQQFADAYTQTYQSTVDKKCFSVQTDTIRDNEQKNQTTNKVVVFYPCLIGSCLLKLSYRKLLQHLNDRHKDMFYELQVNQKSQVFSENFMIDIDKLPKDYDYAFHIHNMGLFFIKITIHENGRLIANLQIVDRINATIFYQYRLIVTNGAFFLRRNGMVTSCLVEKEVADHNGVMMHEREMSTLIKNKSFECTLIIKKCVSAKNNR, encoded by the exons ATGGAAGATATTAAG AAATGGGAAGAGATATTAGAGGAAATATTGCAATGCTGCGTGTGTTTGGAAATACCTAACACAACAATTTCAATGTGTACAATTGGACATCATATTTGTGTCTTTTGTAGGAGAAAACTACAAGAATGTCCGCTTTGCAAAGGAGCGTTTATACCAGCTAGAAATTTGCTTGCAGAAGATTTAATTTCCCATATGAAAGATATCAAG ATTTCTATCGGTaaagaaattatagaaaaattacaaGAGCAATCAAAATGTGAGCAACAATTTGCAGATGCGTATACTCAGACATATCAATCTACAGTTGATAAAAAGTGTTTCAGTGTTCAAACAGACACCATAAGAGATAATGAACAGAAAAATCAAACTACTAATAAAGTAGTAGTATTTTATCCATGCCTAATAGGTTCATGTTTACTGAAACTGTCTTATAGAAAGTTGTTGCAGCACTTGAACGATCGTCATAAAGATATGTTTTATGAG CTTCAGGTGAATCAGAAAAGTCAAGTATTtagtgaaaatttcatgatagATATTGATAAATTACCAAAAGATTATGATTATGCATTTCACATACATAATATgggtttattttttattaaaattacaattcatGAAAATGGACGACTGATAGCTAATCTACAAATTGTAGACAGGATTAATGCAACCATATTCTATCAGTATCGACTTATAGTGACAAATGGGGCATTCTTTTTACGTCGTAACGGAATG GTAACATCGTGCCTAGTAGAGAAGGAAGTTGCCGATCACAATGGTGTTATGATGCACGAAAGGGAAATGTCCACATTGATAAAAAACAAATCATTTGAGTgtactttaataataaaaaaatgtgtatCCGCCAAGAATAATAGATAG
- the LOC117610749 gene encoding iron-sulfur cluster transfer protein NUBPL-like isoform X1, with protein sequence MLAFVFTKICTRFQRHYNATNNYRLFSISPIFLDEKKQTKMEAKQKEMMARGLPKQKPLKGVKQIVIVASGKGGVGKSTVAVNLSTALKVLEPKKSVGLLDADVFGPSIPLMMNLKQSPVVNDANVIEPLINYGVKCMSMGFLINDKSPVIWRGLMVMSALEKLLRQVAWNPLDYLIIDTPPGTGDTHLSIIQNLPVTGALLVTTPQKAALEVTTRGANMFKRLNIPIVGIVENMSNVICPKCNNKITLYGDGTETIAKELGVQILQTIPLSEDIVKSCDTGKPIVLSAPESTQASAYRSLAEHIIKFLANQPFNQE encoded by the exons ATGTTGGCGTTCGTTTTTACCAAAATTTGTACGCGTTTCCAACGACATTATAATGCAACAAATAATTATCGATTATTTTCGATA aGTCCGATTTTTCTTGACGAAAAGAAACAAACGAAAATGGAAGCGAAACAAAAGGAAATGATGGCGCGCGGCCTCCCAAAACAGAAACCTTTGAAAGGTGTTAAACAAATTGTTATTGTAGCATCGGGAAAAGGCGGAGTTGGTAAATCTACAGTTGCTGTAAATTTATCAACCGCCTTGAAAGTTCTTGAACCCAAAAAATCTGTCGGCTTACTTGATGCTGATGTGTTTGGACCATCAATACCCCTGATGATGAACTTAAAACAGTCCCCTGTAGTTAACGATGCAAATGTTATAGAACCACTTATAAATTATGGCGTGAAGTG CATGTCTATGGGTTTTCTAATCAATGATAAATCTCCAGTAATTTGGAGAGGATTAATGGTAATGAGTGCACTTGAGAAATTATTACGTCAAGTAGCATGGAATCCTTTGGATTATCTAATCATAGATACTCCACCTGGAACAGGAGACACACATCTTTCCATCATACAAAATCTACCAGTTACTGGTGCATTATTAGTAACTACACCTCAAAAAGCAGCTTTGGAGGTAACAACAAGAGGAGCAAACATGTTTAAACGTTTGAACATTCCTATTGTTGGAATTGTAGAAAATATGAGCAACGTTATATGCCCCAAGTGTAACAATAAAATAACTCTTTATGGTGATGGGACAGAAACTATTGCTAAAGAACTTG GTGTGCAAATTTTACAAACTATTCCCTTATCAGAGGATATTGTGAAAAGTTGTGACACTGGTAAACCAATTGTATTGTCTGCACCAGAAAGTACACAAGCTTCTGCATACAGAAGTTTGGCAGaacatataattaaatttttagccAATCAACCATTCAATCAAGAATAG
- the LOC117610749 gene encoding iron-sulfur cluster transfer protein NUBPL-like isoform X4 codes for MEAKQKEMMARGLPKQKPLKGVKQIVIVASGKGGVGKSTVAVNLSTALKVLEPKKSVGLLDADVFGPSIPLMMNLKQSPVVNDANVIEPLINYGVKCMSMGFLINDKSPVIWRGLMVMSALEKLLRQVAWNPLDYLIIDTPPGTGDTHLSIIQNLPVTGALLVTTPQKAALEVTTRGANMFKRLNIPIVGIVENMSNVICPKCNNKITLYGDGTETIAKELGVQILQTIPLSEDIVKSCDTGKPIVLSAPESTQASAYRSLAEHIIKFLANQPFNQE; via the exons ATGGAAGCGAAACAAAAGGAAATGATGGCGCGCGGCCTCCCAAAACAGAAACCTTTGAAAGGTGTTAAACAAATTGTTATTGTAGCATCGGGAAAAGGCGGAGTTGGTAAATCTACAGTTGCTGTAAATTTATCAACCGCCTTGAAAGTTCTTGAACCCAAAAAATCTGTCGGCTTACTTGATGCTGATGTGTTTGGACCATCAATACCCCTGATGATGAACTTAAAACAGTCCCCTGTAGTTAACGATGCAAATGTTATAGAACCACTTATAAATTATGGCGTGAAGTG CATGTCTATGGGTTTTCTAATCAATGATAAATCTCCAGTAATTTGGAGAGGATTAATGGTAATGAGTGCACTTGAGAAATTATTACGTCAAGTAGCATGGAATCCTTTGGATTATCTAATCATAGATACTCCACCTGGAACAGGAGACACACATCTTTCCATCATACAAAATCTACCAGTTACTGGTGCATTATTAGTAACTACACCTCAAAAAGCAGCTTTGGAGGTAACAACAAGAGGAGCAAACATGTTTAAACGTTTGAACATTCCTATTGTTGGAATTGTAGAAAATATGAGCAACGTTATATGCCCCAAGTGTAACAATAAAATAACTCTTTATGGTGATGGGACAGAAACTATTGCTAAAGAACTTG GTGTGCAAATTTTACAAACTATTCCCTTATCAGAGGATATTGTGAAAAGTTGTGACACTGGTAAACCAATTGTATTGTCTGCACCAGAAAGTACACAAGCTTCTGCATACAGAAGTTTGGCAGaacatataattaaatttttagccAATCAACCATTCAATCAAGAATAG
- the LOC117610749 gene encoding iron-sulfur cluster transfer protein NUBPL-like isoform X2 — protein sequence MMIQFYMSPIFLDEKKQTKMEAKQKEMMARGLPKQKPLKGVKQIVIVASGKGGVGKSTVAVNLSTALKVLEPKKSVGLLDADVFGPSIPLMMNLKQSPVVNDANVIEPLINYGVKCMSMGFLINDKSPVIWRGLMVMSALEKLLRQVAWNPLDYLIIDTPPGTGDTHLSIIQNLPVTGALLVTTPQKAALEVTTRGANMFKRLNIPIVGIVENMSNVICPKCNNKITLYGDGTETIAKELGVQILQTIPLSEDIVKSCDTGKPIVLSAPESTQASAYRSLAEHIIKFLANQPFNQE from the exons ATGATGATACAGTTTTACATG aGTCCGATTTTTCTTGACGAAAAGAAACAAACGAAAATGGAAGCGAAACAAAAGGAAATGATGGCGCGCGGCCTCCCAAAACAGAAACCTTTGAAAGGTGTTAAACAAATTGTTATTGTAGCATCGGGAAAAGGCGGAGTTGGTAAATCTACAGTTGCTGTAAATTTATCAACCGCCTTGAAAGTTCTTGAACCCAAAAAATCTGTCGGCTTACTTGATGCTGATGTGTTTGGACCATCAATACCCCTGATGATGAACTTAAAACAGTCCCCTGTAGTTAACGATGCAAATGTTATAGAACCACTTATAAATTATGGCGTGAAGTG CATGTCTATGGGTTTTCTAATCAATGATAAATCTCCAGTAATTTGGAGAGGATTAATGGTAATGAGTGCACTTGAGAAATTATTACGTCAAGTAGCATGGAATCCTTTGGATTATCTAATCATAGATACTCCACCTGGAACAGGAGACACACATCTTTCCATCATACAAAATCTACCAGTTACTGGTGCATTATTAGTAACTACACCTCAAAAAGCAGCTTTGGAGGTAACAACAAGAGGAGCAAACATGTTTAAACGTTTGAACATTCCTATTGTTGGAATTGTAGAAAATATGAGCAACGTTATATGCCCCAAGTGTAACAATAAAATAACTCTTTATGGTGATGGGACAGAAACTATTGCTAAAGAACTTG GTGTGCAAATTTTACAAACTATTCCCTTATCAGAGGATATTGTGAAAAGTTGTGACACTGGTAAACCAATTGTATTGTCTGCACCAGAAAGTACACAAGCTTCTGCATACAGAAGTTTGGCAGaacatataattaaatttttagccAATCAACCATTCAATCAAGAATAG
- the LOC117610754 gene encoding uncharacterized protein LOC117610754 isoform X2 yields MDSMEDINAKRDARRKRILENSEKRLLKITGRNSAIVSEAPSVHTDIPNQTYIPTDIENRTSHFGLNGKISVEGTVNTSTPLKQTSHILTNRINYVLLAVIVNILLILQLDHLFGQTITIPYFPIMLGRLYNYKNMQEMQDNSLLYPALILCNIKPELTYQLKRFITIVHMILEDLALYIFSFTLMHYGLLYCLHNTNILVGLNT; encoded by the exons ATGGACAGCATGGAAGATATTAATGCTAAGAGAGATGCTAGAAGAAAAcgaattttagaaaattcagagaaacgtttattaaaaattactggTAGAAACAGTGCCATCGTATCAGAAG CACCTTCTGTACATACAGATATACCAAATCAAACATATATCCCTACAGACATAGAAAATAGAACTTCACATTTTGGTTTAAATGGTAAAATATCAG TTGAAGGCACTGTTAACACTTCTACTCCACTAAAACAAACATCACACATATTAACAAATCGTATAAATTATGTGTTgttggctgtaattgttaatatactATTGATACTACAATTGGATCATCTATTCGGACag ACAATCACAATACCTTATTTTCCAATAATGTTAGGACGTCTGTATAACTATAAAAATATGCAGGAGATGCAAGACAATAGTTTGTTATATCCTGCATTAATTTTATGCAACATTAAACCTGAGTTAACCTACCAACTTAAAAGATTCATAACAATAGTTCATATGATATTAGAAGATTTAGCTTTGTATATTTTCAGTTTTACCCTCATGCATTACGGACTTTTATATTGTTTGCATAATACAAACATTTTAGTTGGTTTAAACACATGA